In Cicer arietinum cultivar CDC Frontier isolate Library 1 chromosome 7, Cicar.CDCFrontier_v2.0, whole genome shotgun sequence, the genomic window TTAGTTACAGGAATTGATTCTGAAAAATCAACTATTATATCACTTTTGCAAAGATTTTATAATCCAATCAATgaagaaatatttgttgatGAAATTTCTATTCATAAGCTTCTAATGCTCATAATTTCATTTCAATATTGCCACAAGGATATGATGCTCGGGTTAGTGCTATAATTAAAATGCTAGAAATGCAAGTAAAATGCATTTTATGGAATTagtgaaattaaattatattttattgtaagtTACAATGGAGTtagttaatgaaaataaattataaatttaaatttaatttaccggtattaataatttataatttcaattagtaatgagataaaataaatttaatttaataaataataataagttttagtgaTAGACAATACCATatgaatagatcaattttttatttatatttatctagtttttagtgaCACTCATCATAATTGgtagaaataaaaaacatgtagTGACAGTCTTCAAAAACATAATAAGACGCCCCCTTAAAGTTGACGATTGAACTAGGTGTCacaaagtattttttatttttacttacaactattaatttttaatgataaatttgATCTGACACGTCAATTTTCTTGTAGTTAGTTACAAATCTTGAATCCTAacatatatgacattaaaaCAAAGAGTGATAATGTAATATTGTCcttaactattttataaaaaaaaaaagttggtaATGTAATCAATGTacctattttaattaaaaatatgattaaattttgacttttcatattttaaaacaaattaatagtattaattaaaattatattaagaaaaaaaatctaataaattgaaagaaaatttatttttagagataattttttttcaaacggTATTTAACGGTATTTACAATTAAGGGGCGGAGGGAAGTAATattgagaaaattattttgttttgatactTTGAGACTGAATCATTGAGTATCCCTTATAATGTTATTAGTTAAGAAAATACAGAGACATCTAAATTGATGTGACCGCCTAGCATCTGTTAGATACACTCACCAGCATAATCATAGATTGTTTTGATGTTGCCCTGGTCTGCATTAGCCTATGACATGTCTCGTTTTTTATGTTTCATGTTAATTGTTCTCATAATAATATAAAGGTAAATGCTAAAATAAAATGCAGACAAATGGATAGTCATGTGTTAATCATAATTGGCCATAAGGTGTAATATTAAAAAGCTATTCACCCCTAGAAAGGATTAATCCTTTGGGAACGAAATCATGGTCAGGGCAagaaattttgattaaataaataaatgcataATTACCTTATCAAGAGGCTTTTCATCGATGAAAAAGATCTAGAGGCTTCGAGATTAAAGGTTAAAGGTGTCGGATTTAGAGGCTAGGCACCCATGGATAGGATTGTATAATTTCTAATAACTATCATAAATGTCCTTTTATAACCGTATGTCTTTTATAATCGCCGCACTACTCTTTATCTGACTTCAAGTaatacttttatattatttattttgttatttcaaaatagatgtataaaaaagaaaacttaataataaataatagataatagtCAACTATAATGCAGTTTGTTAAAACGTGTCTATGAACATATAACTTTTCAATTGGTTTGAACATATAACTTTTCAACTCTAGAAAATAATTCAGTTACATGTGAGCTAggttgtattttattaataggcTCATAATCTACATGAGTAAACTTATTCTACCTAGTCTTAATATTTTATAGATACCTTGAACAAAATGTAAAAATCTCTTGTACAAAGTATCCTTCTACAATAGACCCTTTTAGTTGTGCTTTATTACATACATATGATTTAAGTTGTCCTAAGTACCTATTATTGAAACACAATAATATTAGTTAGAACAACTTTGTCAACTACAAAATTATTGAAGGAACGAATCACGCATATTTTACTTTTCAACAAGATACATCTATCGATAATGAATAAGACATCTAAGTTTAACTTCTTCAACAAGGTGAACAACCAAGTGAACCATAACAGTGAAGAATGAGGGAGGATATATCATTTCCATGAGGCATAAAGTGAGGAAAATCTGGTTTTGCAATGTTTTCAAATCATCAACATTCAAAACTTTATCACATAATTATCTAAAGAATGAGCAAAACTCAATCAATATAAATGAAACATCATCAGATAATGTTGTTCAAATGGCTAACGGTAGAAGTTGTTTCATCAATATATAACAATCATGACTCTTCAACATTTCATTCAACTTAAGATTTTCTAAGTTAATGCATCTAGAAAAATTAGCTTGAATAACCATCATGAATGATATTatttaaagttgttaaaaacCCCTTCTTACTTTTACTAGTCAGAGGAAAGACGGCCGAAGAAATTATTTCATTGGGCCAAAGGTCAAGTTTTATGTACATAGCTttaagttcttttttttttctctctttatttttgcattatcatttaacaaagtaaatatgatattatcgtacacatttttctcaatatgcatcataTAAAGATTATGGGGCAGAAGCTTATCTTTCAAATATGGAAGATCAAagaatatgtttttctttttccgTTGTTGATTGAAATTTTGTGTAGATTATCCACCACATGTTCTTTTTCTCGACCGTTCTTTCTTGCTATTTTTATCAGTTTTTCAATTTCCAAGCAGGTGATGAGTCCTTGTCCACCCTTAATAGGAGGTTGTAATAAGATGGTAGATATGCTATATAAATGTCTTATGTTGGTTGTAATAAAAGATGCTTTGTTTTGTTAGTAGGAATCAAAGATGAACTATTTCAATGTTTATTGCAACTAATGTGttcaaatttgtatttatgatagctacatcattattttttctttctctacCACGTATGataatatttgttgttgttAGTGTCATCTCATCAATCTCCATCAATTTATTGCAAAAAGAAaggaatcaaataaaaaaatgatgcaTGACATAACTTAAAAACGGACAAAAGATAAAGAACGATAAGTTTAATTAAACCAataatttataatcaattttggtTAATGCATGATTCTCTATTTTGTGTGCATTTTATTCTAAGAGCAAATAACATGAAATATAAAAAGGAGACATTTGCGAATTGATATTTAATAGGAATGCCTTTTAGTTCCTTTAATAGGTTTAGTGTATTTTCTTCTTGATAAAAGAAAGTTTGTGAGTTGAGATCAAGAGATCACCAAAGTTAGGGAATGTCTCAAAACTCATAGAACGCTTTCAAAATTACTTGCATATTATTTACCAGCAAAGTCCTTACACAGACAGCAGAATTCAAAGTCAAGTTTAGTGTTGTTTTAAATCAACATGAAACTGACCCTCTACAATTAAAGAAGGAATGTACCATAATTAATGCTGCAAGTgccaaaattcattttattttatatccaTAAGACCTAagaaattttagttaaattatcatatttgttttataatatacCCATATACCGAAAAGTGCAGTCTTAAATGAAAGTTGAAGAGAAACAAAAAGCCAAGGATATCAAAATCAATGTAACATGTACTATAATTTAACAGCAAATTTACTTCTTAAAACATCAGTAACTAGATTAatctaaaaacataaaataaggcTGCACCTGATAATAACTACACGGGAGcattaaaaagtatatttaagtAAACAAATTATGAAAAACATGATACATGGacttaaaaaagaagaaactaAAAGAAAGAATAGCCCCTTTTTTGAAGAAAGGCATTCATTAGTACATTAACACCTTATAAGAATTTTTCTATGCTTGATGTCAGTGTTGATTTGGGCACAGCTCCAATAACTGTGTCTTTTTTCTCACCATTTTTGAAGATCATAACAGTTGGGATACTTCGAATACCATACCGGGTAGCAGTTGAAGGGCTCTCATCAGTATTGAGTTTGTAACACTTGAGTTTTCCAGCATATTGCTTGGCTAGTTCATCAATTATAGGGTGAATCATTCTGCAGGGACCACACCATGAAGCCcagaattcaaccaaaacgggAGATTCGGATTCAAGAACAAGCGATTGCCAATTTTCATCGGTAATAGCAGCCACTGCAATAAACCATTATAGAAAATTATCATTTGGATCTACCTGAATCTGAATTTGATTCTACCAATTATGAACAATGCTGAAATGAAGAACATGCAAATCACATAAAAATGCACAAACAAGCTAATAGAAGATACCAAGTTTAATATATCTATCAGTGGCATAGATGTCcaatcatatatattatttttttgctaCAAACAGAAAGACCAATCATATTTCAATATAATATCATATCCTCTTCTAAAGTATAGAGCCTCGTCCATAAGTGAATCTTATGAAAGGCATGCTTTCTGAAAATTACCTAATTCATAAGTTATAACTAAagattt contains:
- the LOC101510889 gene encoding uncharacterized protein — its product is MATLLESISVVPRPSAAISPVVARRSSLKFATYVGLRPRPRPRHIFSTHCATSRIASRNSRVLCEAQDTAVDVAAITDENWQSLVLESESPVLVEFWASWCGPCRMIHPIIDELAKQYAGKLKCYKLNTDESPSTATRYGIRSIPTVMIFKNGEKKDTVIGAVPKSTLTSSIEKFL